A single window of Crassostrea angulata isolate pt1a10 chromosome 8, ASM2561291v2, whole genome shotgun sequence DNA harbors:
- the LOC128161421 gene encoding tripartite motif-containing protein 2-like: MDDCTSTLDETRCEICKSAKVQSYCDFCHVNLCNPCTGEHILDKYDKHKVVPFHRRQSSLIFPKCGTHQNRTCKFQCKNCIFFVCSFCIASKEHGEHDLIELTKVYETKKENIVKDTYDLENVLKPTYCELALDLENKIANLNVFYENIATTILEHGEEWHKEIDNLISKLNSEITSMKSNHLEILQKELCDIIETKSSIERTAESLKKIQESSEISQIIEYSYDNKEFSQLPSLVNVLLPTFSPKPIEQDKLHNCFGDITQLSVEETASSPVESSTSEEVLLHDFELVDTIKSGYDRIHSVSYENEEKLWMSGQTGEIKCYTMEGVLLREIKTELNVVPDNIIVDSFSVLMYSDPRTYTVYKVENDKSVAVIEVQEWIPSYLCVTATPGNLLVTMYRYDRTEAKVVRYSGSIENQTIQFNEEGKALYSLNDKVKYITENRNQDICVADFGAKAVVVVNHDGKFRFRFTRHRSASRSRRFTPSGIATDSHGRILTSDYNNHCIHIIDQNGQFLSCIDNCDLEFPCGLCVNNDGDLFVCEHKRGNVKKIKYS, encoded by the coding sequence ATGGATGATTGCACCAGTACCCTGGACGAAACCCGATGTGAAATTTGTAAGAGCGCTAAAGTACAGAGCTATTGTGatttttgtcatgtcaacctTTGCAATCCATGCACAGGAGAACATATATTAGATAAATATGACAAGCATAAGGTTGTCCCTTTTCACCGACGACAATCTTCCTTGATTTTTCCAAAGTGTGGTACACATCAAAATAGAACTTGTAAATTTCAATGCAAAAATTGTATATTCTTTGTATGCTCGTTTTGTATAGCATCTAAAGAACACGGAGAACATGATTTAATTGAGCTTACCAAAGTTTATGAGACAAAGAAAGAGAATATTGTAAAGGATACATATGATTTGGAAAATGTTCTAAAACCAACTTACTGTGAACTTGCTCTGGATTTGGAAAACAAGATTGCCAACTTGAATGTATTTTACGAGAACATTGCGACAACAATTTTAGAACATGGAGAAGAGTGGCACAAAGAAATTGACAACCTTATAAGCAAGCTTAATAGTGAAATTACCAGTATGAAATCAAACCATcttgaaattttgcaaaaagaATTATGCGATATTATTGAAACAAAATCTTCAATTGAAAGAACTGCTGAATCCTTGAAGAAAATTCAGGAATCCAGCGAAATATCACAAATAATTGAATACAGCTATGATAACAAAGAATTCAGCCAACTTCCATCACTAGTTAATGTATTGTTGCCAACATTCAGCCCAAAACCAATAGAACAAGATAAGCTGCACAATTGCTTTGGGGATATCACTCAATTGTCAGTAGAAGAAACCGCCTCTTCCCCTGTTGAATCAAGCACTTCAGAGGAGGTATTGTTACATGACTTTGAGCTTGTTGACACAATAAAATCTGGTTACGACAGAATACACAGCGTTTCGTATGAGAATGAAGAAAAATTATGGATGAGTGGACAAACAGGCGAAATTAAATGCTACACCATGGAAGGTGTACTTCTCCGAGAAATTAAAACAGAATTAAATGTAGTTCCTGATAATATAATTGTTGATAGTTTTTCGGTTCTAATGTACTCTGACCCGAGAACATATACAGTTTATAAAGTAGAAAATGACAAAAGTGTGGCGGTAATCGAAGTTCAGGAATGGATACCTAGTTACCTATGTGTAACCGCTACTCCTGGTAATCTTCTTGTTACCATGTACAGATATGATAGAACAGAAGCTAAAGTTGTTCGTTACTCGGGATCTatagaaaatcaaacaattcaaTTTAATGAAGAGGGTAAAGCTCTGTATTCATTGAATGATAAAGTGAAATACATAACTGAGAACAGAAATCAAGATATCTGTGTGGCCGACTTTGGGGCTAAAGCAGTTGTGGTGGTAAATCATGATGGGAAGTTTCGATTTCGGTTTACAAGACATCGTTCAGCTTCCCGCAGCAGACGCTTCACCCCATCTGGTATTGCTACAGACAGCCATGGTCGCATCCTAACATCTGATTATAATAACCATTGTATCCACATTATTgatcagaatggacagtttcttAGTTGCATTGATAATTGTGATCTGGAGTTTCCATGTGGTTTATGTGTGAACAATGATGGTGATTTGTTTGTGTGTGAGCACAAAAGaggaaatgtaaagaaaatcaaatactcttga